The sequence CAAGAACGGAACAACAGGCTGGACTGGGCCAATTGGGCAGTGATGCAATGAAGATCTACGCAGAAAAAACAAAAAAAGAAAATGATTCTGTTTACTTTTTAAGTGAAGGAAAATTGACCACATCCAAAGACACGGTGGACCCGGACTATTACATTAGAATTCGTAAAGCCAAATTTGTACCCAAAAAGAAGATAATTGCGGGTTTTAGTAATATTTATATTGTGGATATTCCTACTCCGGTTGCATTACCATTTGCTTACTTTCCCTTAACCACAGGGCGCTCAGCGGGATTGATATTCCCAACCTTTGGTAATGATCCCAATAGGGGCTATTTTCTTCAGAACGGAGGATATTATTTGCCAATAAGTGACTATGTGGATTTAAGCCTTACAGGTGACTTCTATACAAACGGGAGTTATGGTTTTAGGGCCCAATCAGTTTACGCAAAGCGATATAAGTTTAGGGGTAATATAAATTTCAATTTTGAAAATTTAATTCAGAGCCAAAAGGGTTTTGATGATTTTAGCCGAACAAGTAATTACAACATTCAAATAAGACATACACAGGATGCCAAAGCGAGTCCAAATTCCAGGTTTTCGGCCTCTGTAAACTTGGGTAGTAGTCAGTTTTTTACCAATTCATTAAATCAAGTCAACCGATCAAACACGCAAACCAATACGTTTGCTTCGTCCATAAGCTATTCCAAAACCTTTCCGGCATATCCTTCCGTAAATACAAGTTTAACATTAACCCATTCGCAAAACTCTAGGACACAGGCCATTCAAATGTCATTGCCAACGTTTCAGGCTAGTATGGAACGTATTTTCCCTTTCGCAAAAAGGGATGGTATTAAAAATGGAATTGTTCAGAATGTCAACTTTCAGTATGATGTAAATGGACAAAATAGTATAACCACAACGGAAGAAGACTTTTTTACCAGCGCAATGTTTGAAGGCGCACGTGTAGGAGCGAGACATAGAATTCCAATTGGAACCAATTTTAAGGTAGCAAAATACTTGAGCGTAAGTTTAAATGGTAACTATGAGGATGTTTGGGCACTGGAAACCATTAGCAGACGGTTTGATGCTGATCAGGAAGAAGTTGTTACAGATACCATTGCTGGATTTGACAGATTTAATAGATATAACCTTGGTGCCAGCATAGGTACGGTTGTTTATGGTACTTTTAACTTTGGAGAGGATAAAAAAATACAGGCTATTAGGCATGTTATACGTCCATCTATCAGTTATAGCTACGCTCCTTCATTTGAGCAATTTTATGAAACTTATACTGATGGTGATGGTGATGATGTGCAATACACTCCTTTTGAAACTAGCCTATATGGAAGACCTTCTTTAAGCAAAAGTAATTCCATTGGTTTTTCATTACAGAATACATTGGAAGCCAAGGTTAGGGACAAGGATTCCACCGTTGTAGAACCTAGGAAGGTTAATATACTCAGTAATCTTACCTTATCTACCAGTTACAATTTTGAAGCAGATTCGCTGAAATTAAGCCCTATTAGCCTAAGTGGAGGTACGGAGATTATCAAGAATGTTCCCATTAACTTCTCTGCCACATTGGATCCATATGCAATAGACAATAATGGGAGAAGGATTAATACTTTCAATGTTAGTAATGGGGGTGGGCTTTTACGATTGACTTCGGCTAGAATTAACACAGGGTTCGCCTTAAGAAGTGATATGTTTAAAAAAGGTGGCGGTAAAAGTAATGAGGAGCCGCAAGAACAAGAGCCTGACTATGGTGCAAATCCATTTGAATTAGAGGGAGCAAGGGATGGGGAGCCCTTTTTTAAGAATGAAAACCCAGATTCTGATGAAGTGGACAATCCAATTTACAATACCAAGATTCCCTGGGACATGAGGTTTACCTATGTAGCCACTTACAACAACAGCAATAGGCAAAAGGAAATAACCAATCACTCATTAATGTTTTCCGGTAATGTACAACTTTCCCCTAAATGGGAGGTTGGGTTTAACTCTGGCTACGATATTAAAAACAAGGGGTTTGCCGATACACGACTTAATTTTAAGAGGGATTTAAATAGTTTTCGGTTGAGTTTTGATTGGACACCTTTTGGAAGATTTGAAAGATGGTATTTCTTTATTGGAATAAAGAGTTCCATTCTTAGTGACCTTAAATGGGAAAATAGAAGTCAACCATTTAGCAGATAGAATAATTTAAAATAGCTTACTTTTCAAATTATCAATGAAAAAATCCTTTCCATGAAAAAAATAATAAATACTCCAAATGCCCCAGCGCCAATAGGCCCTTATAATCAGGCCGTTCTTATTAAAGACACCCTATATATATCTGGGCAAATTCCGATTGATCCGTCAACAGGAGCATTGGTTGAAGGCGATATAAAAAGGGAGACCAAACAATCTATGGAAAATCTAAAGGCCATTCTTTCTGAAGCAAATATGACTTTTGAGGATGTGATAAAGGCCTCCATCTTCGTTAAGGATATGCATCAGTTTTCTGAAATAAATGAAGTATATGGAGCTTATTTTAATGCTGAAACTGCTCCCGCAAGAGAAACTGTAGAAGTTGCCAATCTTCCCAAGTTTGTGAATGTAGAAATTTCTATGATTGCAATTAAATAGTCTCTCTATGGAATTCCATAAGACCTTCTATTGGACGTCTGCGGATAACTCCTAAAATTAAATCATTGCGCTCTAACACAGTGGTTAGCTCATCACTTAGAAAATGTGCTATACTACCAACAAAGTTTATAGGAACTTTTGTGGCCAGTTCAAATTGCATGATGTAATTGTTCACAAATTGTTGTAGCCCCTTGTCTATCACACCTCGACAATATGGATGGTCCTTATTTTCAATAATAAATCGGGCAAAGGTTGCCAAATACGTATTAGGGTTGGGCTGCTTATATAAGTGTTCCTTAATTACATCAGCATCTAAATTATATTCTTTTGCAAATCTAATTCCCAGGTCTTGAGGCATTTTGTGAAAATAGTAATCTCTTAAAAGTTTCCTTCCGAAAAAATTACCACTTCCATCATCCATTAAAATGTAGCCTAAAGAAGTGACTTTTTGGAACAATTGATGGCCATCATAATAGCTGCAGTTTGAGCCTGTGCCCAGAATACATACAATTCCTTGATGTCCTATTTTGGTAGTGGAATATATTGCTGCAAAGGTATCTTCCCTTACTTCTGCTTTTGCATTTGGAAAAAAATCCTTGAAAATCTCCTTCAAAAAATTCTTCATCCTATCGGTACCGCAACCAGCACCATAGAAATACAATTGACTTACAACATCTTTGTTTTTGGAAAGTTCAAAATTATTGGCCAATCTGTCCTCAATTACCTCTCGCGTTAACACTTCAGGACTAAGCCCCAGTGTCTGGGTAAGGAACAATTGTTCGCCAGTATTATCCAAAGCAATCCAATCAGATTTGGTTGCTCCACTATCCACAATCAATATCATATGCCTAATTTTATAATGAATCCTGAAAAAGACATATTGCCTTTTTCAGGATTTACTTGTAAGATGATAAATTACAGATTTGCTACGTGTTCAGCTAAATCAACCAATTTATTAGAGTAACCCGCTTCGTTGTCATACCAAGAAACAACTTTGAAGAACTTCGAGTTTAATTCCATACCAGCTCCTGCGTCAAAAATGCTTGTTCTTGCATCTCCTACAAAATCTTGCGAAACAACAGGTTCATCTGTATATCCTAAAATACCGGCCATATCTCCTTCAGAAGCATCTTTAAACGCTTTCTTAATTTCATCGTAAGAGGTTTCTTTTTCCAATCTTACTGTTAAATCAACAACAGACACATCTGCAGTGGGTACACGGAATGCCATTCCTGTAAGTTTCCCCAAAAGTTCCGGGATTACTTTTGTTACTGCTTTAGCAGCTCCCGTAGAAGCAGGAATGATATTTAGCATTGCACTTCTACCTCCTCTATAATCTTTTCTTGATGGACCATCCACCGTTAGCTGTGTAGCTGTAGTAGCGTGAACAGTAGTCATTAAGCCTTCTTCTATGCCAAATTTATCGTTCAATACTTTTGCCAATGGTGCAAGACAGTTTGTTGTACAAGACGCATTTGATACAATAACGTCCGATGCTTTTACATCATTATGGTTAACACCCATTACAAACATAGGTGCATCTTTGGATGGTGCAGATATAACAACTTTTTTTGCTCCTCCATCAATATGGTATTGAGCCATTTCCAAAGTTGTGAAAATACCAGTACACTCTGCAACGATATCAGCTCCTACTTCGTCCCATTTTAAAACTTTAGGGTCTCTTTCTGCAGTAATTCGTATTGTTTTTCCATTTACAACAAGATTCCCGTCTTTCACTTCGACCGTACCATCAAATCTTCCATGGACTGAATCGTATTCCAATAAATATGCAAGATGCTCTACATCCAACAAATCATTAATCGCCACAACATCAACGTTATCTCTCTTTACTGTTGCACGAAACACCAATCTTCCTATTCTACCGAATCCGTTAATTCCTATTTTCAAATTTGACATTTTTACTGTATTTGGTTATAATTATGTAGTCATTATATCAGAAACTCTTAAGAGTTCCTCGTCTATCTCTGTATGTGCTTTTATAGCTTCACTTATTGGTGTAAGTATTAATTGATTATCTCTTATACCTACCATATAGTTGGACTTTCCTTCCAACAAACTTTCTACTGCCTTTACCCCCATTCTGCTGGCAAGTACTCTATCAAAACAAGTTGGATTACCACCCCTTTGCATATGACCTAAAACGGATACTCTAACGTCATATATAGGTAGGTGTTCCTCAACATATTCCTTAAGTTCAAAAACGTTCTTTCCAATTTTGTCCCCTTCAGCAACAATTACAATACTGGATGATTTTCCAGATTTCTTGCTTCGTTTTAAGGAATCCAATAAACGTTCCAAACCAAGGTTTTGTTCTGGAATTAAGATTTCTTCTGCTCCAGCTCCTACTCCCGCATTTAAAGCAATGTGCCCAACATCTCTGCCCATTACTTCAACAAAGAAAAGACGGTTGTGCGAGCTTGCTGTATCCCGTATTTTATCAATCGCATCCACAACGGTATTAATAGCTGTATCAAAACCAATGGTATAGGTAGAACCTAAAATATCATTATCGATAGTTCCAGGCATTCCCATCACCGGAAAGTTATATTCTTCATTAAAAGAAAGTGCTCCAGCAAAACTTCCATTCCCTCCAATAACAACGAATGCGTCTATACCTTCTTTCTTCAACTGGTCGTAAGCTTTCTTACGTCCCTCTTTGGTCCTAAACTCTTCACAGCGTGCAGATTTTAGGATTGTTCCTCCTTTGTTGATGATGTTGTTTACGCTACGGGCGTCCATAGGTTTAAAATCTCCATCTATCATCCCCTCATAGCCTCTGTAGACACCTACACATTCTATATTCAAATATGCACAGGTACGAACTACTGAGCGAATTCCAGCGTTCATTCCCGGAGAATCACCGCCTGATGTAAACACTGCTATTTTCTTAATTTCTGATGCCATTCAAAATTTTAAAAAACCAAAACTAGGAAACTTTATTTAATTAATGAATGACATATTAACTAATTTGTTTTCAGGCGTTTTCGCAAACGTTTTCGTAATTTTTTTTATCAAAAAACACTAAAAATGTAACCTTAATTAGGTAACTTTTTGGAAGTCTTGTCTTTAGCAGTGAAACGGATTAGACTATCTTTTCCCATAATCTCCGTGGATTTTTGAAGTTCTGGTGGACTGATCTTCTTTTTTTTCTTTTTGAATACTTTCTGCATCAACTCTTTAAAACTATCAAAATCAACTTGGTACGATAGACCAAGACCTTGCGTATATCCTTGACGCTCTGCCAAGAATTGTTGTATTTGGTTCTCTCTGTTAAATATTTTAGCGCTCAATGTGCCTTCTTCATTTAACAGTACTTGGACTTCTACATCTCCGGCAACAACCGTTTCAGATACCCCACCTACCGGTACTCCCACTCTTCCGTTGACCAAAACCCTATCTGATATTTGAGTTGAGACGGTCACCCCTATTCTATTTTCTGTTTGAATATCCGCATTAGCATCTAAATATCCTTGTTCGTATGAAACCCCTAAATTGAACTTATCATTATCACCAGATAGGATTTGATTAAGAAGTCCCGATGCCGTTTGAATTAAATTACCAGTCACGGCTTGTTGATTGATACCTGTTTGTTCATTTACAAATGTTCCTTGAGCCAAAAGGAAGAATGCGTTACGTTCTTTAACCGTTGGATCTTGCAATCTATATTCCAGTTCTGATTGTACCACAGAATTGGTTCCCGGAAAATCAATATCAAAGTTAATATTGGGACTTTCCAACTCTCCATCTAAACGCACCACCACTTCTGTGGGTATTCTTGCTTTGTATCCTTGGTTATCCAATAGTGGTGCTGGATTGGCGTTAAGTGCATAGACCGCTTCCAAGTTAAGTTGTGCTGCCAATGGATCACGTTCCCAGAGAATTGTACCTCCTGGACGTACTTGAAATTTCTTATCAATTACACCACCATACCTGAAATTATACTCGCCCGTAACTGCAACAAACTCCCCATACATATTAAATTTTCCATTGGTGTTGATTTCTATAAGAAGGATACCTTCTCCAGTTCCCTTCAATGAGCTTCCTGTACTCTGGTCCACCACTATTT is a genomic window of Flagellimonas sp. CMM7 containing:
- a CDS encoding putative LPS assembly protein LptD, translated to MQSNKHLLVFLFVLLGGTINLLAQEDLITPLPIKRINDSITAPLLPPNILNDSISTDSIQADSVQGKQPLLLDKIKYKAKDYVKLSQKDNKIYLYNEAEIYYQDTELKAGVIVMDYIKNEVYAGRLQDSTGTYSQLPFFKQGTNEVRPDSIRFNFDTQKALIWNSRTEQQAGLGQLGSDAMKIYAEKTKKENDSVYFLSEGKLTTSKDTVDPDYYIRIRKAKFVPKKKIIAGFSNIYIVDIPTPVALPFAYFPLTTGRSAGLIFPTFGNDPNRGYFLQNGGYYLPISDYVDLSLTGDFYTNGSYGFRAQSVYAKRYKFRGNINFNFENLIQSQKGFDDFSRTSNYNIQIRHTQDAKASPNSRFSASVNLGSSQFFTNSLNQVNRSNTQTNTFASSISYSKTFPAYPSVNTSLTLTHSQNSRTQAIQMSLPTFQASMERIFPFAKRDGIKNGIVQNVNFQYDVNGQNSITTTEEDFFTSAMFEGARVGARHRIPIGTNFKVAKYLSVSLNGNYEDVWALETISRRFDADQEEVVTDTIAGFDRFNRYNLGASIGTVVYGTFNFGEDKKIQAIRHVIRPSISYSYAPSFEQFYETYTDGDGDDVQYTPFETSLYGRPSLSKSNSIGFSLQNTLEAKVRDKDSTVVEPRKVNILSNLTLSTSYNFEADSLKLSPISLSGGTEIIKNVPINFSATLDPYAIDNNGRRINTFNVSNGGGLLRLTSARINTGFALRSDMFKKGGGKSNEEPQEQEPDYGANPFELEGARDGEPFFKNENPDSDEVDNPIYNTKIPWDMRFTYVATYNNSNRQKEITNHSLMFSGNVQLSPKWEVGFNSGYDIKNKGFADTRLNFKRDLNSFRLSFDWTPFGRFERWYFFIGIKSSILSDLKWENRSQPFSR
- a CDS encoding RidA family protein; this encodes MKKIINTPNAPAPIGPYNQAVLIKDTLYISGQIPIDPSTGALVEGDIKRETKQSMENLKAILSEANMTFEDVIKASIFVKDMHQFSEINEVYGAYFNAETAPARETVEVANLPKFVNVEISMIAIK
- a CDS encoding N-acetylglucosamine kinase produces the protein MILIVDSGATKSDWIALDNTGEQLFLTQTLGLSPEVLTREVIEDRLANNFELSKNKDVVSQLYFYGAGCGTDRMKNFLKEIFKDFFPNAKAEVREDTFAAIYSTTKIGHQGIVCILGTGSNCSYYDGHQLFQKVTSLGYILMDDGSGNFFGRKLLRDYYFHKMPQDLGIRFAKEYNLDADVIKEHLYKQPNPNTYLATFARFIIENKDHPYCRGVIDKGLQQFVNNYIMQFELATKVPINFVGSIAHFLSDELTTVLERNDLILGVIRRRPIEGLMEFHRETI
- the gap gene encoding type I glyceraldehyde-3-phosphate dehydrogenase translates to MSNLKIGINGFGRIGRLVFRATVKRDNVDVVAINDLLDVEHLAYLLEYDSVHGRFDGTVEVKDGNLVVNGKTIRITAERDPKVLKWDEVGADIVAECTGIFTTLEMAQYHIDGGAKKVVISAPSKDAPMFVMGVNHNDVKASDVIVSNASCTTNCLAPLAKVLNDKFGIEEGLMTTVHATTATQLTVDGPSRKDYRGGRSAMLNIIPASTGAAKAVTKVIPELLGKLTGMAFRVPTADVSVVDLTVRLEKETSYDEIKKAFKDASEGDMAGILGYTDEPVVSQDFVGDARTSIFDAGAGMELNSKFFKVVSWYDNEAGYSNKLVDLAEHVANL
- the pfkA gene encoding 6-phosphofructokinase, coding for MASEIKKIAVFTSGGDSPGMNAGIRSVVRTCAYLNIECVGVYRGYEGMIDGDFKPMDARSVNNIINKGGTILKSARCEEFRTKEGRKKAYDQLKKEGIDAFVVIGGNGSFAGALSFNEEYNFPVMGMPGTIDNDILGSTYTIGFDTAINTVVDAIDKIRDTASSHNRLFFVEVMGRDVGHIALNAGVGAGAEEILIPEQNLGLERLLDSLKRSKKSGKSSSIVIVAEGDKIGKNVFELKEYVEEHLPIYDVRVSVLGHMQRGGNPTCFDRVLASRMGVKAVESLLEGKSNYMVGIRDNQLILTPISEAIKAHTEIDEELLRVSDIMTT